The Pecten maximus chromosome 6, xPecMax1.1, whole genome shotgun sequence DNA window CCTTTAGTATTCCCCCGAACGTGACTGTCTCCATTAGTATTTCCCCGAACGTCACTGTCTCCCTTAATATTTCCCAGGACGTCAATGTCTCCCTTAGTATTTCCCAGAATATCAATGTCTCCCTTAGTATTTCCTCGAACGTCACTGTCTCCCTTAGTATTTCCCCGAACGTCACTGTCTTCCTTAGTATTCCCCCGAACGTCACCGTCTCCCTCAGTATTCCCCCGAACGTCACTGTCTCCCTTAGTATTTCCCCGAACGTGACTGTCTCCCTTAGTATTGCCCCGAACGTGAGTGTCTCCCTTAGTATTGCCCCGAACGTCAGTCTCCCTTAGTATTCCCCCCAAATTCACTGACTCCCTTAATATTTCCCGAACGTCACCGTCTCACTTAGCATTTCCCCGAACGtatgaaatcaaatttttgaagtttttgtggCTATATGCTATCGCAAAGAAACAAGATAGcatattttgattattaacCGACATCTTATTACCTTATGTTTATGAAAAAATCACAAACAATGTGAATTGACGTAATTATAAAGAAATCATATGTCTAACGTTAGCGAAAAGCAATTTTGCCCTTCGATAGATATTAATCAAAGAAAGTTCACGATTGAATGAGTCGTGTTCAATGATATAGAAGAATTACACggaatagaaaaaaataagaagaattgacaaattcaataaaaacgactttttaatttcaaataatgaaaaacaatatGCCCTTTTGACGGCTGAATTAAATAATCACAAGGTTCCAGTCAGGGATAAGGATAATAATATTTCCAAGAAACACGATAGAAACAGAATACGTATTTGCTATAACACGAAACCATTTTAGAACTGATGAAAATTATTGAGATAAATGATGAAGTTGAACACTGtttcaaatatacattttttgtatacatCAACTTATTACAAATCATTAATTGTGCATTGTCGTAGATAATGCATTGCATATAGGGTTACATTCATTAGAAGAATGAATGGAATATAACAATGGAATGGTAGTTTGGCACAGGCAGTTCcatatagatataaacatataaagaaCAATAAGATACCCGACAAAGATATCAAGACATAAAATTACCCTATATCCGAGGTTAAGTACACTTATCAGCGATACTCCAGGGGCTAAGTTCACTTCCGCTCTCTGTACAATTGGAAAGTGGCTTGCACATTTGCACATCATACCATATTGTggttaaaacaaaaatgctgATTTGTCGAGGTCACCATACCTTTGAATTGACTGGCTATGAAGTTCGTTGTAGCTGCTCTGTAATCCTAAATATTAAAAAAGCACCAGCTTAGCGATTGTTCGTGGTTTATTCCTGACACCATTTAAACATATAGTCCTGTTCCTTCAACCTAGCCACGACGTATTCCAGGGGTGCAGAGAGTGAAAGTGAACTAAGCCCACGAGTATCGAGGATAAAGCTCAATGTACAATATTGATCACACGTAATTACTAACATTATCAGGGCGTGTAGTCAAATTTACAGAAAATGCAATTATGAAAGCGTTACAACAAAAAGGAAACCAGTAACCGTATAAAACATACACCTTGGTAGTAATATTTCCAGTGAATATGACCATGCATTTTTGTACATAATGATTCTGCTGGACACACGCTCTCTATAAAATGCAGATGACACTACAATGCAATTTGCGTTGTTAAAAGCCACATATCCAAGTCACTAATAAAATGAGGATATCCTTTTGAAGTGCCATATCCACAACTATGAAAACGGAATAGCTTTTGAGATCTTAATTAACAATGAACCACTGTTGAACAGAATTTGGGACTTTTAAAACAAGCGAGTTTTAAGTATTTATGACATAATTGGTATTGCACTTAGTTTAATCAGTCAAGAAGATTCGGTTCGTATTTACAGGCAATAGAATAACAGTTTCTTTTCTATAAAAGTGGATTGGCGCTCtcaatattgaaacaaaatatatactatGCCCTATTTCAAGAAATTATTTTCAGTCAAAGTCTCACactgcaataaatatatattactgacgCTTAATTTTAGCTAAAACGAACTGTGAAAATCCCAGTGATTTATTACAGTGACGTCAATTATACACCATACCAGAAGAGTTTACTTGTTTGAGAATGGATATTGAACGacaatcaatatatttacagCAAGTGTCACCTTATCAGGAAACCGTTTCTAATATCAACGAAACTAATTTTATACATGCTGACACACTCACCAAATCTCTCGGGCTCGCATTAACTATTCCTAGTCGAACACAAGATGATCGAACAGAATAATTGCTCATATGTCGATTTGACAACGTATGGCTCTGTATCTCCTATTAGAGTTAGACCTATGCCTCAATTCACTCTCAGATGAAACCGAAACTGATATATTGTTTACTGATAAATACTATATTACGTTGAAGTCCCGTACTACATCAATGTATCGTTTGAAGAATCAAGGTTAAAATTAATTGGCCTTTTGTCGAAAGAGATGAATCTCTGTACTAACCACAACAAGAAACATCTTAACGTAAGAATAACAGCAATACATTAGCACcagtttgaaaatatataaactatGTAAGTAAAGTAGTTCTTTTAACAAAACTATATCATCATTTCGAATAAATATGCTAAAGGGGACAGACTTTTTTACCATTTCGTTTGTGTTTATGGTTTATCCACATCATATCAAACCGTTCAATAAATTCTGTGATGATGTTGATTGCTGCAATAGAATACGCCTATAAGAATAGCAGCATGTGTGGCATCACATTGATGCATCCAGTTTTATCAATTGAACATTCAAAATCCGCCACCTGATATATGATAACAGCATCAGTATCATTTTCACTTTAATTTCAATGAATGACATCGAAATCGTCATTAAATCGAAACATGAACTTCGAGTGTGTTACTTCGCGCATGCATCCTCACAATCTGCCTTTGACAGGAAGTTGTTACCGTTTCCGCGACAGCCACCGTATATAAATTCCTCACACTCTTCCGTTCTGATGTTGTAAAAGTATCTGGTCTTTCTGGATCGGCATGGTCCGGTGAATTTGTCAAGTGAGCACGCCGCCTTTCCTTTCTTGAGGTGAAATGTGTGTGATTTATACTTGAGTGGTGTAATTACGAAGTCTTCGATTTTGCTTTTCTTGCGATCTTTCAATTCGTTAGCATACACGAGTTTGGTGTTCATGGTAGATACTGCCTCCCGTTCTGGTTCCTTTTCAAAGATGTCGGCAAAGTCATCTGCATTGTACAAACGTAAAGGATATCAGTATAATAGGTAATTGAATgtaaaaatgaataataaataaatgaaaaataactaaaacaAGCGACAATAACGAGATTCGCAATTAACATGGTCATATAAGTCCTGAATACAAGTTTGAGAATCATGTAGTTCTAactaaatgtaaacaaactatACAAAAATGTGATATTCCTATGCAGTATAATCTACCATAAACATCACATCTTTGCTATTTTCATTACGCTCCCGAATCAGCCCTCCATCAACGACGAGTATTTCAAATCAGCATATCTAGGTTGTAGCCAGTATGACCTATTTGTCCACggaatgtttttttcttattaaaatcggtttaagtatttttttaagaaatcgtaattttaaattgtttatgaaCGCATGATACTCGACAGATTACAACGGACAAAATTCAAGAGGTCGCTATTATGTATGAATTTACATAAAAGTAAACCTTGAGTACGTTTACAAGCGTATGATTTCAACTAGATCTTCGCATGCTACCAACAGTTTACATGGCTACAGATTAGGAATTATTTCATCTCTCTAACTTATTATATTAAAAATCTAATTATgtctacagtattatatacaacGTAAAATGATACATTTCAATGTATATTGACCAAACCAATTGAAGAAATGCACAGATGGGCAACATTTATATAAGGTGAAGAATGATATTAAACTGACCTTTGAGCATCTTGGGTTCACCCATGTCTACTAGAAGATCTGGAGAACGATTCTGCCGGTCATGCATTTTTCTGATACTAAGGTTATCACGCTTTGGTTGATCAGTGGGTGACATTGCTGAAAAACAGAAAGTTTGCTATTGTGAACAATTTTTCATAATGTTCAACATAATCTGTAGACTTTGCGAATAGATTATTTTGCAACTACATAACGTTATTATAAATGCTATacatatatgaagttttataTCTTGCAATAAATCATTAACTATGAAGCCATATCACATTAAGAAACCAATATATATTCGAGCGTAACATTTGAAGACAGTTTGCATTTGTAACATTTGTCACTCAAAGAACAgaaataatgatttaaataaagtCAGTGTAATACGTACGATGACATTCTGGGTTTTGCCCAACAACATTTTCCCACCCTgccatttttttaaaagggttgGGTAAAGCCACACAGTAAATCTTCATCATTCCTGTAAGGAAATACCCAGGATCGCATTGGACTATTATGTAGGAGCCCATTTCGTAATCCGTGCCTTCAATAGTGGCGTGAGCGGGTTCCCCTGGGGTGGGACAAAAGTAACGTTCCTCATCTGCAGTAGAATGATGTTAGACAAGTATGAATAAGACGAAGCAATAAAGATACAACGATTAAATTGTATCATAGTTACTTATAAAATGAATTGTCAATAAGCCATTATATTACAATGAGTGATAAAGAAGTAGTTATTATGTTAAATCTGTTCTTAGATATACACTAGACAAAGGAGTTCTTTTTCACATGTAAAtccaatgtttgttttgtttttaggttTCTAATGTCCTcgaaacagccagggtcatatggtTATAGGctacaaaaaaacaaagtaCAGAAAGACATTAACGAGGAAAGAGAGATCCCAAGTAATGCAATGGGGGCAGAAGATCTGTTTTGGTCTCTATCAATGTCCCCTAAGTTAAAGACATGGGAGAAAATTCCCGATTCTTACAGGGGCCTACAATAAGTCGCCTCTGACTACATGCAGTGTGATACCGCGGACATATTCTTTGCTGCTACACGGGGATACATCCTGTGTACCGAGGCTCCCTATGATCACTCTTTATGGCATATGTTCAGAATGTGTCAAACTTGTATGGAAGTATAACACAAATCCTTATTGGatacactgtacaatgtttACAACCGATACACACGGGATAAACAAACACTGGCAACAGCAGAATGTTAAGTTAAATGGGGTGGACATCATCACAGGAAACCTAGAAACTTAAAAGAAAAGAGCGCCTGGTATATCTTTAAGTTAACAGTCGACGAGAAGTTTTTATTACATCTACTATGGAAATAGTATTCTTAAGATTTAACATAAAGGTCGGTATGAAACCTTTGGTAAGTGGGGGTATACATCAACCCAGGAAACCCAGAAACCGAAAGGAAAAGAGAACCTGTTATATCTTTTAGTTAACAGTCTATCTattatgaaatacatgtatagtattctgaagatttgataaaaagatCGGTATGAAAAACTTTGGTGTTACAGTGTCGGAACCACACAATCCTCACATGTATAAAACAAGCAGCCGTTCCGAGTAAATAATTTTATATCGAcatttcatgacagttttagtGACAGGTGTATAAGCTTCTTTGTGGTAATGagtaataatgaaaatatgggTGTGATAGTTGTACCAGGCCCGAACTTACAGCGGACGGACGGACAGGGAGATGGCTGACACTTTAACGACTCTAGTGACAAAATTATACGACTTTGTCTGACCTGGATTGGCAACGCtcttcacacaatacccagcTGTTGAAGTGTATGGCTGTGGCTCAGGTAGACATGTCTTGTTTGATTTAAAGCTTATAAAGCATTGACGGACTGTTTTTATACAGGATGGGCatctgttacatgtatttttacaaGGAGGGATTCGTTCGCAGTACTGGGGTATATCAAATGAGGATCCCTGAAAGACAATGGGGAGGGTATCATTCACATTTGTCAAGATAGATAGATGTTGTATCTTCATTAAAACAAAGATTATCTGGACGATACATTGAATTCGATAGTCTAGCAAGAACTATGAACTTCTTAAGAtttaaaacgttttttttttctattacgatgtgacaatgatgatgatgagagtTATATTTCACCTATCCTTTGCTACACCTTGTCAACTCTTAGCCAATTGTATGCTTTAATATACTCAACCAAGCGATCAACAACGCGTCGCTGTGCATGGTACAACACCGTACTGCATTCTAGTAGCCCGgtatataataaaaaagaaaccaaatacatttaatatttttacgaatattttaatatctttatTATTCTTTATTCATAACAAGCCATTTGATTCTACATTCTTTTCACGTTATGGCATCTATGAAATACTCTTCAGATACCCCGCAACTGTAAACTTATGACTGAATGATGCGAGTCCGTACAATGAATGTCTTTACAAATGCCTCATCACAATCGCCTTAAACGTCAGAAAGCGCTATTTATGCATAAACCAATTTACACACTGCATTATGTAACGAGACCAacgtttaaaatgttttcagcTTTCATCAAATAGCCGCCAGCCCTACCTAATTGAAAATCACATTCATCTAAGGTTGCAGAACCCCTCACTGTCAAACTTATAAATGAGgtattaaaatattgaattttatattgataaatccTAGTGCGAACCACTCACTTATAAATATATTCAACAGTACTCAATCTATAAAGTTGACAATTTGCAAGTTGAGATGAATgtttatagaaaacaaaatagccAGGAGTTACATGGGTGGCCAATCAGAATAAAATAGCTTGTGTTTATATGCActtattatatcattatgtttatCGACTATTAATGGCTAAGCGAAGTTTTCTATGTCGTACGCCACCGGAGCATGGGTCATGTACTAGATGACCCGCTCGGCCTGAATAGCCTATCGGCTAATGACTGACACCTAGAAGTATTATATATTTGCTTTCTTGAATATCAGATTGTATTCGAAAATGAGATGGGCgggtatatttatttttgacaaaacattAGGGGCACTTAAGTCAATTGATTTTTCTTTAGCTTTTTATACTAAAGTGTCGAAAGGAAGAGTGTATTATACCTCCGACTGTCAACAGAACTACAATACGTGTGTTTTGGTCGataaatattacaaaactaAACAGATAATCACTCAAGCCGATTCACATTACACTTGGTATCATTAACGATCATTTAACgaatatttaatatacaaatatgtatatgcTTTTCCAGTACTGTACTATTTAAAGCAAATTCTTCCATATTCTGTATTATTTCATAGcaaattattcaattttattgaaTGATTTATAAGACTACCATTTTAAAGCAAAGCTTTCCATTTTATCGAACTATGTACAGGACATTTTATGTACACGAAATACAGTAAATGCAAATTAGTGGAAACGAGAAAGTAAATCATTTTCAAAGAACATTTTCCCTTATTTGAATAGGAAAACGTTAATTATGCAATTTACATCTTTAATAGGAAAAACATTACGAACACTTTTGGCATGGTATATTGTTTTGAATTAAACCTAATAATATACTATGGCAAACCAATGAGTAAAAGCTACACATTTGTGTATTCGTATAGACCATATCAGCATCACATTACCTGACGTTTTACCAACATTTTGTCATTGTTGCGATCGACACTGTACAAACATTGCAtgattaaatgattttaaagtcTTGACATATGTTGCCGTGTTAGGTCTTacatcaagtttttttttattatttattatatttttgagttggagtgattttattttctgaCTAAAATGGCTTATAAAAACAAACCACTCTGTctaattttatcaaatattgacGGTTTCCCATGGTAGTAATATCATTAAATCGCGATTCAGCAAGATATACCTACACACCACAAGGTATTTCATAGTAGCCGTTCGTTCGTTCATATGCATTTTAAGAACGTAATCATAACAAATTCctatacaaaaaacaataatattgcaagtatatgtttacatttcttttttattagTATAATCACATATAATCAGAGCAAAGTCTAACGGCAATGTTAGCATACATTAatcgtatacatgtatgtacgtaaACAGACGTATTGGCCAGGGAACACCGGAAAGAGGGGTCAAGCATAATTCAAGTGTTGAAAGTTCAAGGTACCTCAACAGTAATTATAATTTAGGTTTTTACTGTCGCCGACTTGGGCAGACATCACGATCAGGCACAGGGAATTCAAATTTCATGAATGATAAACTTTTTGTGTTGCAGTTCAATTGCGCCAAGTGTAACGTGATAACAATTGAGACCTTTGAAGATAATTTAATCAGTAATTTTCACCGATTCAGTACCAACACCGACAAACAGGGTATCTTGAGCCACAAGGCACCATTAGGTGTAGACACAACAAAAACCTTTCCGAATTGAAATCGGATCGCACAGATCTGGGCCCTGACTCCATACATATACACGACCAGTGCCTGTCACAGACGGACCATCACACGTCCCCAAGACCCTTCTGACCAAACGAATACTCACATTCTTCATACAACTCTACTTTAACAATGAAGTATTAGATATACAGCTAAAAGTGTTGTTCGTTCAATTACGATGAGTGTTAAGTCAATACTACTCAGTACTAGATAGGGGTAGACACCACCTGTTGATAGGGCGCTTTTACTTGACCTCATAAATAATTCAAGTTATTTTCGTAAAATAAAACGATTCCCAGACCTAACCTGTACTAGGTTTCCTTTTGTAAAACGATACATTATAGAAGTTCATTGTCACCGTTAAATTAAACTGTTCATTGGTATAAAGAAAAGCGTTCTTACATCGCAATGTGTCTGCATATTTATAAGGGTACTTGATTACCAAACAATAAAGGGAACCTAATTGCTGGatgataatttgaaaacaatttacaACATGCTTTTATCACGTCAATCACTGATTTTCATAAAAagcattttttgtttgttattatagGTGATCACATACGACAAAGGGTGATATCGGTCCTATATTgtaaacatgtatgtacatcatTTCAGGAAGTTATTCTTTATCTTTCGAGGAAGCTACAGATGGTACacaaacctacaatttgaaggGGACAGGATAATGTTATGGATGGTCTATTGTTTCCTGCTTGTTAtagattattatttttcttgattttttgcCAATTCTGATTGAATGAAAAGAGGTCACGCGACCACCTGTAAAAAGCTATATTGACCCCTGTCTCCGGGaaaagtttatataaaaaaaactatattgcACGGTTATTTTTTAGAAAGCATCTATATCACACGAGCGCTTAGCGTTTTGTACGTACATTATTTATAAAAGCGTTTGAGCGACCTGAATAGAGTGTTAACAATCAAAGATGGCAGACGACAACCGTTTCCCCAATCTGTCTGAAGACGATGTCAACAATATTCTTGAAAATGCCGACGCTCTTAACACAAAGCGAGCTACCAATACAGCTGTGAAGCTTTTTCGACAGTACCTTGCAGCCAGGAGCATGCAGGACAACTTCGAGGCATATTCTGATCTTTATGGAACTGATATCTAGAAACCAAATGGTAATTACTTTGAACTAACTTTTAAGTCGATATCGACCGATATAAAGTTTTTTCAtcaaatcaagaaaaataataaagcaattatagcatttaaaattcagtcgatacatggttatatcgaccaaagaaaaaatattgacctcGGACTACGATATAACAATGTTTCGACCTCATTaaaatgctatatttgtatattatcataatcacaatattataataacatatatgtatttcaaattCATGAATAAGTGTTTATGTTCGAGAGATGCTGGTTTATGAAGATCACAGGGAAGGCTTATAGTCGATATCACGATCCCATTTGGAAGTATCATGTATCGTTGTGCGATGTAAAGTCACACGTTTTCGATGCATGTCGAAATTGTGGTTCCGTTATCACCACcgtagttctcattttgagaatgcgACTTAACTCGGATTTGACCTAGGTTAGAAGACGCTTATTACCCGGAACATCTGGTCCTATTATCTTTGTACTGTTTATGGTCTTTatgtaaatctttttttttttgctcatAAGTTACCcttgttttttttacctgagtttCTTATCATGCTGatattttctgttattttaACAACTGAATGACTTACTTTACGCCGAACCCTGCTAATATCGTAATTTGTACGTAAGCCACATGCATATCCGGAAACCAAACAAGGCATAATTACGAATTTTCATTATGACACATATAATAATTGCGTTTAACCGAGTTGCCATACAATGATGAAAAGTCATTGTAAATCGTCGTTGCGGTTGGTGCGTACATACCATCGACCTTCCTAAGAAATAAAACGAACCGTTATGGGCATTTAAAACACACTATGTCATTATTGATTATGTAAATTCTCATTAAGAGTGAAGATATCCTTTCAATACCTTACTGATTTTAATTCGTTAGttaactccccccccccccccttaagtTATATGAGGTGCCAATTATTGAGTATCATTATGATCTATGATCCTGATGGTCATGAAGTTTAATTGATATCTAACCAATAGAGTAATAGTCTAAGATGTAATTGTTTACCTATAACAGACACCCAACGGACAAAAAGTGACCACAATAGAGAC harbors:
- the LOC117329311 gene encoding amyloid-beta A4 protein-like isoform X3 codes for the protein MAKYRVLAIVCYLLISVIYASDNLSNNKLPTFTGTAEETRQADEEEGLQQSELKAMSPTDQPKRDNLSIRKMHDRQNRSPDLLVDMGEPKMLKDDFADIFEKEPEREAVSTMNTKLVYANELKDRKKSKIEDFVITPLKYKSHTFHLKKGKAACSLDKFTGPCRSRKTRYFYNIRTEECEEFIYGGCRGNGNNFLSKADCEDACAK
- the LOC117329311 gene encoding amyloid-beta A4 protein-like isoform X2: MFFRVVIFACLLQTAVCPAVQVQDEERYFCPTPGEPAHATIEGTDYEMGSYIIVQCDPGYFLTGMMKIYCVALPNPFKKMAGWENVVGQNPECHPMSPTDQPKRDNLSIRKMHDRQNRSPDLLVDMGEPKMLKDDFADIFEKEPEREAVSTMNTKLVYANELKDRKKSKIEDFVITPLKYKSHTFHLKKGKAACSLDKFTGPCRSRKTRYFYNIRTEECEEFIYGGCRGNGNNFLSKADCEDACAK
- the LOC117329311 gene encoding uncharacterized protein LOC117329311 isoform X1, with product MAKYRVLAIVCYLLISVIYASDNLSNNKLPTFTGTAEETRQADEEEGLQQSELKDEERYFCPTPGEPAHATIEGTDYEMGSYIIVQCDPGYFLTGMMKIYCVALPNPFKKMAGWENVVGQNPECHPMSPTDQPKRDNLSIRKMHDRQNRSPDLLVDMGEPKMLKDDFADIFEKEPEREAVSTMNTKLVYANELKDRKKSKIEDFVITPLKYKSHTFHLKKGKAACSLDKFTGPCRSRKTRYFYNIRTEECEEFIYGGCRGNGNNFLSKADCEDACAK